A single Carnobacterium inhibens subsp. inhibens DSM 13024 DNA region contains:
- a CDS encoding sensor histidine kinase, producing the protein MFNLFILMLERGGLIIILAYILMNIPYFKNLLGNRRRASTMVQLIVVFGIFAIISNFTGIEIDGNQIMIDQPFTDLATHSSLANTRVLTIGVSGLIGGPIIGVSVGIISGAIRYLQGGMDAYIYVISSILVGLFSGLYGLKSIRENTYPKVGEGLVFGAAMEAVQMVCIILLSTNFQEAVNLVKFIGLPMILTNSIGTGIFLSIIDSTLRQEEQTRAVQTHDVFQLTNETMPYFRSGMNEESCTQAAKIIQKLIKVSAVSITNKDSILAHVGAASDHHFPSKKIVTNLSKEVLRTGEIKEAHSHGEIGCDHPGCPLEAAIVIPLKSKEKTIGTLKLYFTDASKLTFVERQLAEGLATIFSSQIELGEMELQSQLLQDAEIKSLQAQVNPHFFFNTINTISALIRVDSEKAREMLLQLSTFFRSNLQGARTNVIPLEKELLQVEAYMKLEQARFPDRYQVEMNIENGLKNILLPPFVIQILVENAFKHAFKNRKVDNLVQVTVNKMNQDILVSVQDNGYGIEEDRLGKLGKESVTSEKGTGSALENLNKRLISLFGDKAQLNFKSSEQGTVVFCKIPYQGMEG; encoded by the coding sequence ATGTTCAACTTATTTATTTTAATGCTTGAACGTGGCGGATTGATTATTATTTTGGCATATATTTTAATGAATATTCCTTATTTTAAAAATCTTTTAGGAAATCGAAGAAGAGCAAGTACGATGGTTCAGCTGATTGTAGTATTCGGAATATTTGCTATTATTTCTAATTTTACCGGTATAGAAATTGACGGAAATCAAATTATGATCGATCAACCATTTACTGACTTAGCCACCCATTCTTCGCTGGCTAATACACGTGTATTGACGATTGGTGTTTCAGGATTGATAGGAGGACCGATCATAGGTGTGAGTGTAGGAATCATTTCGGGAGCTATCCGCTATCTTCAAGGCGGAATGGACGCTTATATTTACGTGATTTCATCTATATTAGTTGGATTATTTTCCGGGTTATATGGGTTGAAGTCTATTCGGGAAAATACTTATCCAAAAGTTGGAGAGGGACTCGTCTTTGGTGCAGCAATGGAAGCTGTCCAAATGGTGTGTATTATTTTATTAAGTACAAACTTCCAAGAAGCTGTAAATTTAGTCAAATTTATTGGGTTGCCCATGATTTTGACGAACAGTATTGGAACAGGGATTTTCTTGTCGATCATTGACTCAACATTGCGGCAGGAAGAACAGACAAGAGCCGTCCAAACCCATGATGTTTTCCAATTGACCAATGAAACGATGCCTTATTTTCGTTCGGGCATGAATGAAGAATCCTGTACGCAAGCAGCAAAAATCATTCAGAAGCTGATCAAAGTTTCAGCTGTAAGCATCACCAACAAAGATAGCATTTTAGCACATGTTGGTGCAGCCAGTGATCATCATTTTCCGTCAAAAAAAATAGTGACCAACTTATCTAAAGAAGTTTTGCGAACGGGAGAGATCAAAGAAGCACATTCTCATGGAGAAATCGGGTGTGATCACCCTGGCTGCCCATTAGAAGCTGCAATCGTTATTCCTTTAAAGTCAAAGGAAAAAACGATTGGAACGTTAAAGTTGTATTTCACTGACGCCTCAAAGTTGACCTTTGTTGAAAGACAATTAGCGGAAGGCTTGGCTACTATATTTTCCAGTCAAATTGAACTTGGCGAAATGGAATTGCAAAGTCAACTATTGCAAGATGCAGAAATCAAATCGTTGCAAGCTCAAGTAAACCCACATTTCTTCTTTAATACCATCAATACCATTTCTGCATTGATTCGAGTGGATAGTGAGAAAGCTCGCGAAATGTTGCTGCAGTTGAGTACCTTTTTCCGATCTAATCTGCAAGGTGCCAGAACGAATGTGATTCCTTTAGAAAAAGAACTGCTTCAAGTAGAAGCTTATATGAAGTTGGAACAAGCGCGCTTTCCAGATCGCTATCAGGTCGAAATGAACATAGAAAATGGGTTGAAGAATATTTTATTGCCTCCATTTGTGATTCAAATATTGGTAGAAAATGCCTTTAAACATGCATTTAAAAACCGGAAAGTGGATAATCTAGTCCAAGTAACGGTCAATAAGATGAATCAGGACATTCTCGTAAGTGTACAAGACAATGGTTATGGGATAGAAGAGGATAGGCTTGGAAAATTAGGCAAAGAAAGTGTTACTTCTGAAAAAGGAACCGGATCAGCTTTAGAAAATTTAAATAAGCGCCTGATCAGTTTATTTGGGGATAAAGCTCAATTGAACTTTAAATCTTCAGAACAAGGAACCGTTGTTTTTTGCAAGATACCTTACCAAGGAATGGAGGGATAA
- a CDS encoding helix-turn-helix domain-containing protein, protein MAIIINIDVMLAKRKMSVTELSQKVGITMANLSILKNGKAKAIRFSTLEAICKALDCQPGDILEYKNNNTQ, encoded by the coding sequence ATGGCAATTATAATCAATATTGATGTAATGTTGGCTAAACGAAAAATGAGCGTAACCGAACTTTCCCAAAAGGTTGGAATTACAATGGCTAATCTTTCGATATTGAAAAATGGAAAGGCAAAAGCGATCCGTTTTTCAACTTTAGAGGCGATTTGCAAAGCATTAGACTGTCAACCTGGAGACATTTTAGAATACAAAAATAATAATACTCAATAA
- a CDS encoding DUF2975 domain-containing protein — MKRGTTLFLKLAVLFIGLPIIALCIFGLIGLISNPANPDYDQVLYPIIIGMYISTIPFFIALYQAFKLLSYIDKNQAFSDLSVKALKKIKFCALVISGLYVVILPFVFGLAQIDDAPGFVLVGIVPIFASLVIAVFAAVLQRLLQDAIEIKKENDLIV; from the coding sequence ATGAAACGAGGAACAACATTATTTTTGAAGTTAGCCGTTCTTTTTATTGGTCTTCCGATTATTGCATTGTGTATTTTCGGATTGATTGGGTTAATAAGTAATCCGGCAAATCCAGATTATGACCAAGTACTCTATCCCATCATAATTGGTATGTATATATCTACTATCCCTTTTTTCATTGCTCTGTATCAGGCATTTAAATTGTTAAGCTATATTGACAAGAACCAAGCGTTCTCTGATCTATCTGTTAAAGCGCTAAAAAAAATTAAATTTTGTGCTTTGGTAATCAGTGGTTTATATGTGGTAATTCTACCATTTGTTTTTGGTTTAGCACAAATAGATGATGCCCCAGGGTTTGTCTTAGTCGGGATAGTCCCAATTTTTGCATCATTGGTTATCGCAGTCTTTGCTGCTGTTCTCCAAAGACTTTTGCAAGATGCTATTGAGATAAAAAAGGAAAATGATTTAATAGTCTAA
- a CDS encoding iron chaperone — MDIFSDYLANIDNIQQRERTGEVLTWVAKTFPKLKPRVGWNQPMFTDHDTFIIGFSVSKNHMSVAPEKAGIRQFSNEIVQAGYNPTKEIFRIQWNSPIDFSLLEKIIEFNILDKADCSTFWRK; from the coding sequence ATGGACATCTTTTCAGACTATTTAGCAAACATTGATAATATACAGCAGCGGGAACGAACAGGAGAAGTACTAACTTGGGTAGCAAAGACCTTTCCAAAATTGAAACCAAGAGTTGGATGGAATCAGCCCATGTTTACCGATCACGATACATTTATTATTGGCTTTAGCGTATCCAAAAATCATATGTCTGTGGCGCCTGAAAAAGCAGGAATCCGTCAATTTTCTAATGAAATTGTACAAGCTGGCTATAATCCCACTAAGGAAATTTTCCGTATCCAGTGGAACAGCCCGATAGATTTCTCATTACTTGAAAAAATAATCGAATTTAACATTTTAGATAAAGCAGATTGTTCAACTTTTTGGCGAAAATAA
- a CDS encoding GNAT family N-acetyltransferase, with protein sequence MKHYFHLPIDSKLSLVQPTVDMASTLFDLVDSDREHIRQFLDFVDVTKEPTDEIKYINMKLSGQVKGTDRLFLISYEDKLVGSIDLHFIDSRNKKAEIGYWIHSSQAKKGMTTKCVKKVCQIAFEEMGLNKLTIVADTENIGSNAVAIKSGFSLVGTDKEDIIMYGDLRDMNKYSLLKSEFKL encoded by the coding sequence ATGAAACATTATTTTCATTTGCCAATAGATTCAAAATTATCCCTTGTACAACCTACTGTAGACATGGCATCCACGCTTTTTGATTTGGTGGATAGTGATAGAGAACACATCAGACAATTCCTTGACTTTGTGGACGTAACTAAGGAACCAACTGATGAAATCAAGTACATAAACATGAAATTATCAGGTCAAGTAAAAGGAACGGATAGACTATTTTTAATTTCCTATGAAGATAAATTAGTTGGTTCTATTGATTTACATTTTATTGATTCTCGCAATAAAAAGGCAGAAATAGGCTATTGGATCCATTCTTCTCAAGCAAAAAAAGGAATGACAACTAAATGTGTTAAAAAAGTATGCCAAATAGCTTTCGAAGAAATGGGATTAAATAAATTAACTATTGTTGCTGATACTGAAAATATAGGCAGTAACGCAGTGGCGATAAAAAGCGGATTTTCTTTAGTTGGAACAGATAAAGAAGATATCATTATGTATGGTGATTTACGCGATATGAATAAATATTCCCTTTTGAAATCTGAATTTAAGCTCTAA
- a CDS encoding GNAT family N-acetyltransferase, with translation MKIRKAGIEDVAQLIKVIENVEESGNMLFDPGERTLSIEHAIQMISRVNVLVAVEDQRLLGYMMVKKDNPKRVAHKAYIAIGIHSEVRGRGIGAALFHALFELAKQQQIHRLELTVLTTNEAALNLYQKMGFEIDGRKKDSLFINGEYKDEFCLSKLIS, from the coding sequence ATGAAAATTAGAAAAGCCGGTATAGAAGATGTTGCACAACTTATAAAGGTCATAGAGAATGTAGAAGAGTCTGGAAATATGCTATTTGACCCAGGAGAACGTACTTTATCCATTGAGCATGCAATCCAAATGATTTCAAGAGTAAACGTATTAGTTGCTGTAGAAGACCAACGTTTATTAGGATACATGATGGTAAAGAAAGATAATCCTAAAAGAGTGGCTCATAAAGCTTATATTGCAATTGGCATTCATAGTGAAGTCCGTGGCCGAGGTATAGGTGCTGCGCTTTTCCATGCTCTTTTTGAGTTAGCTAAACAGCAACAGATTCATCGATTAGAGTTAACTGTTTTAACGACAAATGAAGCCGCTTTAAATCTTTATCAAAAAATGGGCTTCGAAATTGATGGGCGAAAGAAAGATTCACTTTTTATTAATGGAGAATACAAAGATGAATTTTGTCTTTCAAAATTAATAAGTTAA
- a CDS encoding class I SAM-dependent methyltransferase, giving the protein MEGNLLRVVIGVGEYDNNPEWIKSQKEELDLLDQLTWEKNFKRESIDAILAEHVWEHLTWEEGLKAAKICFLYLKAGGYIRCAVPDGYFLDKDYQNIIKIGGPGDPNHPAASHKIVYNYRSLTALFESSGFQVNLLEYFDENGEFHQNEWSGEQGVIFRSKKFDPRNEGTELKFPSLIIDIQKSSNLNT; this is encoded by the coding sequence ATGGAAGGGAATTTGCTGCGTGTAGTAATTGGTGTTGGAGAATACGATAACAATCCAGAATGGATCAAATCTCAAAAAGAGGAACTTGATTTATTAGATCAACTTACGTGGGAAAAAAATTTTAAAAGAGAATCTATAGACGCAATTTTAGCAGAACATGTTTGGGAACATCTTACATGGGAAGAAGGACTAAAGGCAGCAAAAATTTGCTTCTTATATTTAAAAGCAGGTGGTTACATTCGATGTGCTGTACCAGATGGGTATTTTTTAGATAAGGATTATCAAAATATAATTAAAATTGGAGGACCAGGAGACCCGAATCATCCGGCTGCGAGTCATAAAATTGTATATAATTATCGTTCACTTACAGCTTTATTTGAGTCCAGTGGGTTCCAAGTGAACTTACTAGAATATTTTGATGAAAATGGGGAATTTCATCAAAATGAATGGAGTGGTGAACAGGGAGTGATTTTTCGGTCAAAAAAATTTGATCCACGTAATGAAGGCACTGAGCTGAAATTTCCTTCCTTAATTATAGATATACAAAAAAGTTCAAATCTTAATACGTGA
- a CDS encoding cytidine deaminase: MNIEKDLYEAAVQLIEERYPIGWGGAAAMYTKDNQILTSVSPDVLNASTELCMETGSILEAHKLNVPVTHSICIVRDDEKAPFKILTPCGTCQERLVYWGSEVKAAVTTKNNDLIFKTLEELQPYHWLNAYSGR; encoded by the coding sequence ATGAATATAGAAAAAGATTTATATGAAGCAGCGGTTCAATTAATAGAAGAAAGATATCCAATAGGTTGGGGAGGTGCGGCTGCTATGTATACAAAAGACAATCAAATCTTAACTAGTGTATCTCCAGACGTTCTTAACGCCTCAACAGAATTATGTATGGAAACAGGTTCGATACTAGAAGCACATAAATTAAATGTCCCCGTAACGCATAGTATATGCATCGTTAGAGATGATGAAAAGGCTCCTTTTAAAATTTTAACACCATGCGGAACATGCCAAGAGCGCCTAGTGTATTGGGGATCAGAAGTAAAAGCTGCAGTTACTACAAAAAATAATGACTTAATATTTAAAACGTTAGAAGAATTGCAGCCTTATCATTGGTTAAACGCGTACAGTGGTAGATAA
- the araA gene encoding L-arabinose isomerase, whose amino-acid sequence MLKTNAKEFWFVVGSQNLYGEETLNQVKEHAIQIVDGLNKSKVLSYPLVFKELVTTSDEIKNVMKEVNYQDSVAGVITWMHTFSPAKMWIAGTKLLQKPLLHLATQFNEKIPWDTIDMDFMNLNQSAHGDREYGFINARLKKNNKIVVGYWGNKSVQQDISLWMDSAIGFIESQSIKVARFGDNMRHVAVTEGDKVEAAIQFGWTVDYYGIGDLVAEMEKVTKEEIQATYEECQNLYEFELGNNEPAYYEEHVKEQIKIEIGLRRFLEAGGYTAFTTNFEDLHGMKQLPGMAVQRLNAEGYGFAGEGDWKTAALDRLMKIMAKNKQTGFMEDYTYDLTEGNETILQSHMLEVDPTLASNKPKVIVQPLGIGDKEDPARLVFDGAAGSGVVVSMLDLGTHYRLLINAVEAEVPTQEAPNLPVARVLWKPKPNFKDGVTKWIQSGGGHHTVVSLVLTVEQIQDWAKLVNLETIVID is encoded by the coding sequence ATGTTGAAAACAAATGCTAAAGAATTCTGGTTCGTTGTTGGGAGTCAAAATTTATACGGAGAAGAAACATTAAACCAAGTTAAGGAACACGCTATTCAGATAGTTGATGGGCTAAATAAAAGTAAAGTATTATCTTATCCATTGGTTTTTAAAGAACTAGTAACTACTTCAGATGAAATTAAAAACGTCATGAAAGAAGTGAATTACCAAGATAGCGTTGCTGGTGTGATTACATGGATGCACACATTCTCCCCAGCAAAAATGTGGATTGCTGGTACAAAGTTATTGCAAAAACCACTACTTCATTTAGCTACACAATTTAACGAAAAAATCCCTTGGGACACAATTGATATGGATTTTATGAATTTAAACCAATCTGCTCACGGAGATCGTGAATATGGTTTTATTAATGCGCGTTTGAAAAAAAATAACAAAATTGTTGTGGGTTATTGGGGAAACAAATCTGTCCAACAAGATATTTCTTTGTGGATGGATTCAGCTATCGGATTTATTGAAAGTCAAAGTATTAAAGTAGCACGCTTTGGAGATAACATGCGACATGTTGCCGTAACAGAAGGAGATAAAGTGGAAGCAGCTATCCAGTTTGGTTGGACTGTAGACTACTATGGCATTGGTGATTTAGTAGCGGAAATGGAAAAAGTAACTAAAGAAGAAATTCAAGCTACTTATGAAGAGTGCCAAAATCTATATGAATTTGAACTAGGAAATAATGAGCCAGCTTATTATGAAGAACACGTAAAAGAACAAATTAAAATCGAGATTGGTTTACGAAGATTCCTTGAAGCAGGTGGTTATACAGCCTTTACAACTAATTTTGAAGACTTACACGGCATGAAACAACTACCAGGAATGGCGGTTCAACGCTTAAACGCTGAAGGTTATGGTTTTGCTGGAGAAGGCGACTGGAAAACAGCTGCATTAGACCGATTAATGAAAATTATGGCTAAAAATAAACAAACTGGGTTTATGGAAGATTACACGTATGATTTAACAGAAGGAAATGAAACAATCTTACAATCCCATATGTTGGAAGTGGATCCTACACTAGCGAGCAATAAACCAAAAGTAATTGTACAACCCCTTGGTATTGGCGATAAAGAAGATCCGGCTCGTTTAGTATTTGATGGTGCTGCTGGAAGTGGAGTAGTAGTTTCAATGTTAGACTTGGGAACCCATTACCGCTTATTGATAAATGCTGTAGAAGCTGAAGTACCAACTCAAGAAGCGCCTAATTTGCCAGTAGCGCGAGTGTTATGGAAGCCTAAACCAAACTTCAAAGATGGGGTAACAAAATGGATACAATCTGGTGGTGGACACCATACAGTGGTTTCGCTAGTGTTAACAGTAGAGCAAATCCAAGACTGGGCAAAATTGGTTAATTTAGAAACCATAGTAATTGATTAA
- a CDS encoding L-ribulose-5-phosphate 4-epimerase has translation MLDALKKEVYKANMLLPKYQLITFTWGNVSGIDREKGLVVIKPSGVDYDYLKPEDMVVVDLEGQVVEGDLNPSSDTATHIELYKAFPNIQGVVHTHSPWAVSFAQAGLSIPAAGTTQGDYFYGDIPVTREMKESEIVTEYEKQTGTVIIETFNKKGLSPDEVPGVLVNDHGPFTWGTSAENAVHNAVVLEQVAEMTYHSLQLNPSDIRMDQVLLDKHFKRKHGKNAYYGQIKK, from the coding sequence ATGTTAGATGCATTAAAAAAAGAAGTCTATAAAGCTAACATGCTGTTACCAAAATATCAACTTATTACGTTTACGTGGGGAAATGTTAGTGGTATCGATCGTGAGAAAGGGCTCGTTGTTATTAAGCCAAGTGGAGTTGACTATGACTACTTAAAACCAGAAGACATGGTAGTAGTGGACTTGGAGGGCCAAGTGGTTGAGGGTGACTTAAATCCCTCAAGTGATACGGCTACACATATTGAACTGTATAAAGCATTTCCTAATATACAAGGTGTCGTTCATACTCACTCACCTTGGGCTGTTTCTTTTGCTCAAGCTGGTCTTTCTATACCTGCAGCGGGAACCACACAGGGAGATTACTTTTATGGAGATATTCCAGTAACTCGGGAAATGAAAGAGAGTGAAATCGTAACTGAGTATGAAAAACAAACAGGAACAGTCATTATTGAAACCTTTAATAAAAAAGGGCTTTCACCAGATGAAGTTCCTGGAGTATTGGTTAATGATCATGGACCATTTACATGGGGAACATCTGCAGAGAACGCTGTTCACAATGCGGTAGTATTGGAACAAGTAGCTGAAATGACCTATCACTCACTACAATTGAATCCATCTGATATTAGAATGGATCAAGTACTGTTAGATAAACACTTTAAAAGAAAACATGGAAAAAATGCTTATTATGGGCAAATTAAAAAATAG
- a CDS encoding xylulokinase — MKSSYEKIKKSILNNQTSLGIEFGSTRIKAVLIDSTHRPIASGSYEWENRLEEGIWTYSLEDVWKGLQESYRVLVDDVQEQYDVALTTIGSIGFSAMMHGYMAFDRQEELIVPFRTWRNTMTEQAEKELTKHFNYPIPQRWSIAHLYQAILNNEEHVNEIDFLTTLSGYIHWKLTGEKVLGVGDASGMFPIDTETKSYHQKMIDQFDDLIKEKEYDWNLEGILPSILTAGENAGVLTEEGANLLDPSGNLKSGIPFCPPEGDAGTGMVATNSVAERTGNVSAGTSAFAMIVLEKELKNVHPEIDLVTTPSGSLVGMVHTNNCSSDVNAWVNIFAEFAVAAGLQLDKSDLFSLLFNEALKGNPEGGGLLSYGYYSGENITHMSEGRPLFVRQPGSQFTLANFMRVHLFTAFGAMKIGMDILTKEEQITIDKVVGHGGIFKTKKVGQQIMATVMNAPVTVMETAGEGGAWGIALLAAYLREKDTNESLDEFLDTKVFKDEKGTTIAPLKEDVAGFEVFVDRYQKGLPIEQAAVDYLR; from the coding sequence ATGAAAAGTAGTTACGAAAAGATTAAAAAAAGTATCTTGAATAATCAAACTTCTCTTGGGATTGAGTTCGGCTCTACTAGGATTAAAGCGGTGTTGATTGATTCAACTCATCGCCCTATCGCATCAGGAAGTTATGAATGGGAAAACCGTTTGGAAGAAGGAATTTGGACATATTCACTTGAAGATGTTTGGAAGGGTTTACAAGAAAGCTATCGAGTACTGGTTGATGATGTTCAAGAACAATATGATGTAGCATTAACAACTATAGGTTCTATCGGATTTAGTGCTATGATGCATGGATACATGGCGTTTGACAGACAAGAAGAGTTGATAGTTCCTTTTCGAACTTGGCGAAATACGATGACTGAACAAGCAGAAAAAGAGTTAACTAAACATTTTAACTATCCAATTCCACAACGTTGGAGTATCGCTCATTTATATCAAGCGATATTAAATAATGAAGAACATGTAAATGAAATCGATTTCTTGACAACGCTTTCCGGATATATTCACTGGAAACTAACTGGTGAAAAAGTTCTTGGAGTTGGGGATGCTTCAGGAATGTTCCCAATTGATACGGAAACTAAAAGCTATCATCAAAAAATGATTGACCAATTTGATGACCTCATCAAAGAAAAAGAATACGATTGGAACCTCGAAGGTATCTTACCATCTATTCTAACTGCAGGTGAGAATGCAGGTGTCTTAACAGAAGAGGGAGCAAATCTATTAGATCCTTCTGGGAATTTAAAATCTGGTATTCCATTTTGTCCACCAGAAGGCGATGCCGGTACAGGAATGGTCGCAACTAATAGTGTGGCTGAACGTACGGGGAATGTTTCAGCTGGTACTTCTGCATTTGCGATGATTGTTTTAGAAAAAGAATTGAAAAATGTTCATCCTGAAATCGATTTGGTTACGACCCCTTCTGGAAGTTTAGTTGGTATGGTGCATACAAATAATTGTTCTTCAGATGTAAATGCTTGGGTGAATATTTTTGCTGAATTTGCAGTCGCAGCTGGATTACAGTTGGATAAAAGTGACTTGTTTAGTCTTTTATTTAATGAGGCATTAAAAGGTAATCCAGAAGGTGGAGGGTTATTATCATATGGGTATTATTCTGGTGAAAATATTACTCATATGAGTGAAGGCAGACCTTTGTTTGTTCGTCAACCCGGGAGTCAATTTACGCTTGCTAACTTTATGCGTGTGCATTTATTTACAGCATTTGGTGCTATGAAAATTGGAATGGATATTTTGACGAAAGAAGAACAGATTACTATCGATAAAGTTGTCGGACATGGTGGGATTTTTAAAACTAAAAAAGTAGGACAACAAATCATGGCAACAGTGATGAACGCACCTGTGACTGTTATGGAGACTGCTGGAGAAGGTGGAGCTTGGGGAATTGCTCTTCTAGCTGCTTACTTACGTGAAAAGGATACTAATGAATCTTTGGATGAATTCCTAGATACTAAAGTGTTTAAAGATGAAAAAGGGACGACCATTGCACCACTTAAAGAAGATGTGGCTGGATTTGAAGTATTTGTTGACCGTTATCAAAAAGGATTACCAATTGAACAAGCGGCAGTTGATTATCTACGATAA
- a CDS encoding GntR family transcriptional regulator, translated as MGSEPKYIVIKNKLKELILNGDYIIDSKIPSEAELKDKFNVSRHTIRQSISELVNDGYLKREQGSGTYVSNQYQLGSKDTSQKTIGVITTYLSDYIFPSIIRGIEDELSKKGYSLLLSSTQNNVNNEKKILEMMLEKNIDGLIVEPTKSAELNPNLNYYLRMQERGIPYVSINASYEELEAPTIRMNDKLASEKLTSHLLELGHTQICMITKTDDLQGKERMKGFVKAYSKVNKTFDGSLMVTFDTEHIKELPKNIDRILQFENPPTAFVCYNDQIAIKVIECISKIGKKIPQDISIVSHDNSFMSTATDIKLTSINHPKEQLGRDAANWIIQAVEKNSFKQQSIIYEPELIIRSSTIENK; from the coding sequence ATGGGAAGTGAACCAAAATATATAGTGATTAAAAATAAGTTGAAAGAGCTTATTTTAAATGGGGATTACATTATAGATAGTAAAATACCTTCAGAAGCAGAGCTGAAAGATAAATTTAACGTGAGCAGACATACTATACGGCAGTCCATTTCAGAGTTAGTAAACGATGGCTATTTAAAAAGAGAACAAGGGTCAGGAACGTATGTAAGCAATCAATACCAACTAGGTTCAAAAGATACATCACAAAAGACGATAGGTGTCATTACTACGTACTTGTCTGATTATATTTTCCCATCAATTATTAGAGGAATAGAAGATGAGTTAAGCAAAAAAGGGTACTCTTTATTATTGTCTAGTACTCAAAATAACGTAAACAATGAAAAAAAGATTCTTGAAATGATGCTTGAAAAAAATATTGATGGCCTGATTGTTGAACCTACAAAAAGTGCTGAACTAAATCCTAATTTAAACTATTATTTGCGTATGCAAGAGAGAGGAATTCCTTATGTATCTATTAATGCTTCTTATGAAGAACTGGAAGCACCAACAATAAGGATGAACGATAAGCTAGCAAGTGAAAAATTAACTTCACATTTACTAGAGCTTGGACATACTCAAATTTGCATGATAACAAAAACAGATGATTTACAAGGAAAAGAAAGAATGAAAGGATTCGTTAAAGCTTACAGTAAAGTTAATAAGACGTTTGATGGTAGTTTAATGGTTACCTTTGATACGGAGCATATAAAAGAACTACCAAAAAATATTGATCGTATCTTACAATTTGAAAATCCTCCAACTGCTTTTGTTTGTTATAACGATCAAATAGCTATCAAAGTTATTGAATGTATTTCTAAAATTGGAAAAAAAATTCCCCAAGACATTTCAATTGTCAGTCATGACAATTCTTTTATGAGTACAGCAACTGATATAAAATTAACTTCTATTAATCACCCTAAAGAACAATTAGGTAGAGATGCAGCAAATTGGATTATACAGGCAGTTGAAAAGAATTCCTTTAAACAACAATCTATTATATATGAACCAGAATTGATAATACGTTCTTCAACGATTGAAAATAAATAG
- a CDS encoding PTS sugar transporter subunit IIB, producing MKSKTILLVCTAGITTGLLVKNIQKLIEDEQKDYHIYSAPAIIVESIIRDQKIDALLMGPQSQYEISRLEELLNYKKVPYRLIDNEDYEILNAQAIYNKLKTML from the coding sequence TTGAAGAGTAAAACAATCCTTCTTGTATGTACAGCAGGCATTACTACAGGATTACTTGTAAAAAATATTCAAAAGCTTATAGAAGATGAACAAAAAGACTATCATATCTATTCAGCACCTGCGATTATTGTAGAGAGTATTATAAGAGATCAAAAAATTGATGCGTTATTAATGGGTCCTCAATCTCAATATGAGATATCGAGATTAGAAGAATTACTTAATTATAAAAAGGTACCTTATAGACTAATTGATAATGAAGATTATGAGATATTGAATGCTCAAGCTATCTACAATAAGTTGAAGACCATGTTATAA